In the genome of Triticum urartu cultivar G1812 chromosome 5, Tu2.1, whole genome shotgun sequence, one region contains:
- the LOC125510682 gene encoding uncharacterized protein LOC125510682 → MEQNLDPGPVDKSVLVEQELHKSEAISVGKVYKPIRFIEHGTRLNQWEVKHEGMLAILQRAGFYHLCFLKRVQLDHALLNALVERWRRETQTFHLRFGEMAVLLKDVAILTGLRVDGTPVTGATGCHWEQLCLELLGQEPPQIKGGSINIAWLYDTFSNLPERANQSEIEHATRAYIMYQIGCSLFPDPSGTRVHLRYLALLRDFDASGEMAWGAAVLAHLYRELGKASMKGKANCCAFLTLLQIWAWEHIQIGRPERLENKSLNGDQPLGCRWDVPFKNRENVRSIDQEFYRHGLDTITDCQITWDPYKPSLIDGLPALCTLGSAVWQSRTPLICFQIVEMHVPDRVLLQFGMMQHIPDPVEAVERVTMQGKTDEDWSTYHEKYIKQWDNRLHSVAGLHNAVNSDPTHARNCYLEWYWQITRRWISTPVECPFISYQLSGHSEKALVDLVSTVQGRIRALLSGEIDGERVKESLNDIDMYITSEMEKSQFATTACADETGCLNYTNQHMVLPSTPLQVMQIVVPTEMRNGSVESATTCSASVDFAQATVTKLEQVTGDCMERNSMLQLDQTREIQPAGGTAVGPCPTRDDTSNWSEDVHHHQKEDPLSASTTEVNLRDIMSTPVEDAVTEIMNTSPKDVTLEETSDAEMKNGEGHPLTSYVLIETVDAQEDVEPMDNNRIRKKVDHEPQECVHAPVINSADEEIVRAFRKDNCMDATHVDPDSVAGQETVSKSSDGPESYKILGVSSHDDQLQKVTSASGKDDIVDDVVGMRTGNSTGQGAIGGPFNATGLGENLNASEDKPSSMQEDAGPPSGSEQEEPAAAAAVPGCGEDHVVDAAQNLILQADVDDQIGNNALGPAVLHKSAVHITSVGENRSSSFTVEATDTLEKETSTGDGYPDEYKLSSKRRKVAASWHENADAPDTKIEGNAKTDEQTCQYVRTGSAQAQMIAFTRRKTNKAEVMQSSP, encoded by the exons ATGGAGCAGAACCTGGATCCTGGTCCTGTTGATAAATCTGTTCTTGTAGAGCAGGAGCTTCATAAATCTGAAGCTATATCTGTTGGGAAG GTGTACAAACCTATTAGGTTTATCGAACATGGCACAAGACTTAACCAATGGGAAGTGAAGCATGAGGGAATGCTTGCAATATTGCAGCGAGCTGGATTTTACCACCTGTGTTTCTTGAAGAGGGTTCAGTTGGACCATGCTTTGTTAAATGCTTTGGTCGAAAGGTGGCGGCGTGAAACACAGACCTTCCACTTGCGGTTTGGAGAGATGGCTGTCCTCTTGAAGGATGTGGCCATTCTTACTGGACTTCGCGTAGATGGTACTCCTGTGACTGGCGCAACAGGCTGTCATTGGGAACAATTGTGTTTAGAGTTACTAGGCCAAGAACCTCCACAGATAAAAGGTGGTTCTATCAACATTGCATGGTTGTATGACACTTTCAGTAACTTGCCAGAGAGAGCTAATCAGTCAGAAATAGAGCATGCTACACGGGCCTACATAATGTACCAAATTGGCTGCAGTTTATTTCCTGACCCGAGTGGGACTCGAGTGCACTTAAGATACTTGGCACTGCTTCGTGATTTTGATGCCTCAGGGGAGATGGCTTGGGGGGCTGCTGTTCTTGCTCACCTCTACAGAGAACTTGGAAAGGCTAGCATGAAGGGCAAGGCTAACTGTTGTGCTTTTCTCACTCTTCTTCAG ATATGGGCATGGGAGCATATCCAGATAGGCCGTCCTGAAAGACTGGAGAATAAATCTCTAAACGGCGATCAGCCCCTTGGATGCAG ATGGGACGTACCCTTCAAGAACCGTGAAAATGTCCGATCCATAGACCAGGAATTTTACAGGCATGGGCTTGATACTATAACAGATTGTCAG ATAACATGGGACCCGTACAAACCAAGTCTGATCGATGGCCTGCCTGCGCTATGCACACTTGGATCTGCAGTTTGGCAATCAAGAACTCCATTAATCTGCTTCCAAATAGTGGAAATGCATGTGCCTGATCGTGTCTTACTACAATTCGGAATGATGCAGCACATTCCAGACCCAGTTGAGGCAGTTGAGCGTGTTACAATGCAGGGAAAAACAGATGAGGATTGGTCTACCTACCATGAGAAGTACATTAAGCAATGGGATAACAGGCTCCATTCAGTCGCTGGCCTGCACAATGCTGTGAATtcagatcctactcatgcaaggAATTGTTACTTAGAGTGGTACTGGCAGATCACGCGTCGATGGATCTCCACTCCAGTAGAGTGTCCGTTTATATCGTATCAGTTATCTGGGCACAGCGAGAAAGCTCTG GTTGATCTGGTAAGTACGGTGCAGGGGCGAATTAGAGCGTTGTTATCAGGTGAAATCGACGGGGAGAGGGTCAAAGAATCACTTAATGATATCGATATGTATATTACTTCTGAAATGGAGAAATCACAGTTTGCTACCACAGCATGTGCTGATGAAACAGGCTGCTTAAACTACACGAATCAACATATGGTTCTGCCCTCAACTCCGCTGCAGGTTATGCAAATTGTTGTTCCAACTGAAATGAGAAACGGGAGTGTTGAATCAGCGACGACCTGTTCAGCTTCTGTGGATTTTGCTCAAGCTACTGTTACAAAGCTGGAACAAGTCACTGGTGATTGCATGGAGCGAAATTCCATGCTACAATTGGACCAAACGAGGGAAATTCAACCTGCAGGAGGAACAGCTGTAGGGCCTTGTCCTACACGAGATGACACTAGCAACTGGAGCGAGGATGTGCATCATCATCAGAAAGAAGATCCTCTTTCTGCGTCCACGACAGAAGTCAATCTGCGGGACATAATGAGCACACCGGTAGAGGATGCTGTGACTGAGATTATGAATACGTCTCCTAAGGATGTTACGCTGGAGGAGACTTCAGATGCAGAAATGAAGAATGGAGAAGGCCATCCGCTAACTTCCTATGTTCTCATTGAGACTGTGGACGCGCAGGAGGATGTTGAGCCTATGGATAACAATAGGATCCGCAAGAAGGTTGATCATGAACCACAGGAGTGTGTTCATGCACCTGTGATTAACAGTGCAGATGAGGAGATTGTTCGTGCATTCAGGAAAGACAATTGCATGGACGCCACTCATGTTGATCCTGACAGCGTTGCAGGTCAGGAAACTGTGAGCAAATCATCGGATGGTCCAGAATCTTACAAGATATTGGGCGTATCTTCACATGATGATCAACTGCAAAAGGTCACTAGTGCATCTGGGAAGGATGATATAGTTGATGACGTTGTGGGCATGAGAACAGGCAATAGTACAGGTCAGGGGGCGATTGGTGGACCTTTCAATGCCACTGGACTTGGAGAGAACTTGAATGCTTCTGAGGATAAGCCAAGTTCAATGCAAGAAGATGCTGGACCTCCATCAGGTTCTGAACAGGAAGaacctgctgctgctgctgcagtGCCAGGGTGCGGTGAGGACCATGTTGTTGATGCAGCGCAAAACCTTATCTTGCAAGCGGATGTTGATGACCAAATTGGGAACAACGCTTTGGGCCCTGCAGTCTTGCATAAAAGTGCTGTGCATATCACTAGCGTTGGAGAGAACCGTTCTAGTTCATTCACTGTCGAAGCAACCGATACACTTGAAAAGGAGACGTCTACCGGTGATGGGTATCCTGATGAGTATAAACTATCTAGTAAAAGGAGGAAAGTGGCGGCTTCTTGGCATGAAAATGCGGATGCCCCAGATACTAAAATAGAGGGAAATGCGAAAACTGATGAGCAAACTTGCCAGTATGTTAGAACTGGCAGCGCCCAAGCCCAGATGATCGCATTCACAAGAAGGAAAACAAATAAGGCAGAAGTAATGCAGTCTTCTCCCTGA